A window of the Vicingus serpentipes genome harbors these coding sequences:
- a CDS encoding T9SS type B sorting domain-containing protein translates to MKNLFLGILYILSVTLYSQSTILISDSDLDLLNPLDCNANSGPIANFFDTGNNSANYSDNENDTIVVCPDYAGSTTKLSASFGISAGLLFDVDASDTIFVYDGIGVNAPLLGKHNSSTDPLGFNYIASFENNATGCLTFRFKSDLAVTGTGWDANLSCIQLPQPFTPHMEAFVNGAGANALNPSDTGYVDVCFGDSILFVAGDQFPYSLENTGLGYSQNSSNVTYKWSFSDGTTALGDSVWFTPPARSGYLATLKITDQFPQSQSIISKVRVSTIPSFSGIINNRDSICFGDTTVIIGGVTATDTVGVDPSEANFQLGGTFAGLVYLPDGSGINYTDTINISGFLPGQTLTSVSDLEQLCLNMEHSYLGDLEMTLTCPNGTAISIFNSYSPGIIPGGFNGGGTFLGNAFDANIGTPGVGMEYCWSSTYNTWGDFPTEFGNNNFVNVTNPVNGNAMNPNGIYLPEDSFLDFAGCPLNGNWYITVRDNIGTDDGFIFEWGILFDPTINPNNETYTTSIVDEGWLSDPSIISGENDTAIVVQPPTTGIYNYTYAVTDNYGCDYDTTVSVYVLPTPELRTDTTACNNQFQITGTSSYLNQGFWTGSGPGTVNFSPNNTNLNPLVNVTAEGSYTLYYTDDQCSLTDSFDIIFAPSPVIQSDTTICIQDYQVAGTSSYDGGQWTYNGPGTATFLPNDTTSNPQVMVDSEGLYTLTYTDNQCAIANSFLLNVVQTPSVPLSDTSCVNQFQFVGTSSYDGGQWTYSGPGTVTFTTSESVENPLVEVDKKGLYEFTFTDNQCAKDSTFEVYFPQYVVSNLVDLTFCFGSEETFDVSTSVAEASFLWSTGSTAPSITVQDSGIYYVEITGLCNSVEDSAMVTLNDCTLSGVNVITPNGDGFNDFLVFPNLNYYPESSLVIFNRWGNKIYETDNYKNDWDGSDQSDGTYFYVLVPDGASVDAKLIKGTFTLLK, encoded by the coding sequence ATGAAAAATTTATTCTTAGGAATCTTATACATATTATCAGTTACTCTATATTCTCAATCAACTATTTTAATTAGTGATTCTGATTTAGATTTATTAAATCCCCTTGATTGTAACGCAAATTCTGGACCGATAGCTAATTTTTTTGACACAGGAAATAATTCAGCAAATTATTCTGATAATGAAAATGATACGATTGTAGTTTGTCCAGATTATGCAGGAAGTACTACAAAATTATCTGCTTCCTTTGGAATTAGTGCAGGTTTACTTTTTGATGTTGACGCTTCAGATACAATTTTTGTTTATGATGGAATTGGAGTTAATGCACCTCTTTTAGGAAAGCATAATTCTAGTACTGACCCATTAGGGTTTAATTATATAGCATCATTTGAAAATAACGCTACTGGATGTTTAACTTTTAGATTTAAATCTGATTTAGCAGTTACAGGGACAGGTTGGGATGCAAATTTATCTTGTATTCAATTGCCACAACCATTTACACCTCATATGGAAGCTTTTGTTAATGGTGCAGGTGCAAATGCATTAAACCCAAGTGATACAGGATATGTTGATGTTTGTTTTGGTGATTCAATTTTATTTGTTGCAGGAGATCAATTTCCCTATTCATTAGAAAATACTGGTTTAGGCTATTCTCAAAATAGTTCTAATGTAACTTATAAATGGAGTTTTAGTGATGGGACTACAGCTTTAGGAGATAGTGTCTGGTTTACACCTCCAGCTAGAAGTGGTTATTTGGCAACATTGAAAATTACAGATCAATTCCCTCAATCTCAGAGTATAATATCTAAGGTTAGAGTATCTACAATTCCAAGTTTTTCAGGAATAATTAATAATAGAGATTCTATTTGTTTTGGTGATACTACTGTTATTATTGGAGGTGTTACTGCTACTGATACTGTAGGAGTTGATCCTTCTGAAGCTAATTTTCAGTTAGGAGGTACTTTTGCTGGATTAGTTTATTTGCCTGATGGTAGTGGTATTAATTATACAGATACTATTAATATAAGCGGGTTTTTGCCTGGACAAACGTTAACTAGTGTTTCTGATTTAGAGCAGTTATGTTTAAATATGGAGCATTCTTATTTAGGAGATTTAGAAATGACATTAACTTGTCCAAATGGAACTGCAATTAGTATTTTTAATAGTTATTCTCCGGGCATTATACCTGGAGGTTTTAATGGTGGAGGAACTTTTTTAGGTAACGCATTTGATGCCAATATTGGAACACCTGGGGTTGGTATGGAATATTGTTGGTCATCTACTTATAATACTTGGGGAGATTTTCCAACAGAATTTGGTAATAATAATTTTGTAAATGTTACAAACCCTGTTAATGGAAATGCAATGAATCCTAATGGTATTTATTTACCAGAAGATTCATTTTTAGATTTTGCAGGGTGTCCGTTAAATGGAAATTGGTATATTACTGTAAGGGATAATATTGGAACTGATGATGGTTTCATTTTTGAATGGGGAATTCTTTTTGATCCAACTATTAATCCAAACAATGAAACTTATACAACTTCAATTGTTGATGAAGGATGGTTAAGTGATCCATCAATAATTTCTGGAGAAAATGATACTGCAATTGTAGTTCAACCTCCTACTACAGGAATTTACAATTATACTTATGCAGTTACAGATAATTATGGTTGTGATTACGATACTACTGTTTCAGTATATGTATTACCAACACCAGAATTAAGAACAGATACTACAGCATGTAATAATCAATTTCAAATTACGGGTACTTCATCTTATTTAAACCAAGGTTTTTGGACAGGTTCTGGACCAGGAACAGTTAATTTTTCTCCAAATAATACAAATTTAAATCCTCTTGTTAATGTTACTGCTGAAGGAAGTTATACTTTGTATTATACGGATGATCAGTGTAGTTTGACAGATAGTTTTGATATTATATTTGCTCCTAGTCCAGTAATTCAATCAGATACAACAATATGTATTCAAGATTATCAAGTTGCAGGAACATCTTCTTATGATGGTGGTCAATGGACTTATAATGGACCAGGTACAGCTACTTTTTTACCAAATGACACAACTTCAAATCCACAAGTAATGGTCGATTCAGAAGGACTTTATACATTAACTTATACTGATAATCAATGTGCTATTGCTAATTCATTTTTACTAAATGTTGTACAAACACCTTCTGTTCCTTTAAGTGACACTTCTTGTGTAAATCAATTTCAGTTTGTAGGAACATCTTCTTATGATGGTGGTCAATGGACCTATAGTGGTCCTGGAACAGTTACTTTTACAACTAGTGAATCAGTTGAAAATCCTTTGGTTGAAGTTGACAAAAAAGGATTGTATGAATTTACATTTACTGATAACCAATGTGCAAAGGATAGTACGTTTGAAGTTTATTTCCCTCAATACGTAGTATCTAATCTAGTAGATTTGACTTTTTGTTTTGGTAGCGAAGAAACCTTTGATGTATCAACGTCTGTAGCAGAAGCTTCATTTTTGTGGAGTACTGGTTCAACCGCTCCTTCTATTACAGTTCAAGATTCTGGTATTTATTATGTTGAAATAACAGGGTTGTGTAATAGTGTTGAAGATTCAGCAATGGTGACATTAAATGATTGTACACTTTCAGGAGTTAACGTTATTACTCCAAATGGGGATGGCTTTAATGATTTCTTAGTATTTCCTAACCTAAATTATTATCCAGAATCATCGTTAGTTATTTTTAATAGATGGGGAAATAAAATTTATGAGACGGATAATTATAAAAATGATTGGGATGGAAGTGACCAATCTGACGGAACATATTTTTATGTGTTGGTGCCAGACGGCGCAAGTGTAGATGCTAAGCTTATAAAAGGAACTTTTACTTTGTTAAAATAA
- a CDS encoding AAA family ATPase, with amino-acid sequence MLQEKALAILKSGQNVFLTGSAGTGKTYVLNQYIEFLKERKITVAITASTGIAATHMNGMTIHSWAGIGVKEHLTNGNLVSMKSKKYLKDHLEKVKVLIIDEISMLHKNQLNLVDTVLKYFKNNTEPFGGIQVVLCGDFFQLPPIGNQGELSRDKFAFMSEAWVNAKLSICYLTKQFRQSDNDLNEILNEIRTGEISSPSYMKLKNAANNNLTDKEPTKLYTHNYDVDTINSEHLATLNSLPKKYNANTKGNPKLIETLKNSVLASEKLELKIGAKVMFVKNNNEKGYVNGSLGNVIGFNDKGFPSIKLLTGKTITTEKEEWSINDDSGKTLATYNQIPLRLAWAITVHKCQGMTLDSAEIDLSKTFERGQGYVALSRLKNIENLKLIGLNEMALKVDNLAAKADIRFQELSSNIDEKLTFEELDILATTFIRDNGGLLDKKEIEKNKKKLKEKTTKKDTTYGTTLAYLKQKKSIERIAEERGLSVGTIASHLIKICKDYPKEDLSFYKPKLGIMRKVEKAYNNQPKGKPISLKVIFEELDRKVDYEDIKLAIAFISKN; translated from the coding sequence ATGCTTCAAGAAAAAGCCCTTGCAATATTAAAGTCTGGACAAAATGTTTTTCTTACAGGTTCTGCAGGGACTGGTAAAACCTACGTATTGAACCAATACATTGAATTTTTAAAAGAAAGAAAAATTACAGTTGCTATTACTGCATCTACAGGTATTGCTGCAACACATATGAATGGAATGACAATACATTCTTGGGCAGGAATTGGAGTAAAAGAGCACCTTACTAATGGTAATTTAGTAAGTATGAAATCTAAAAAATACTTAAAGGATCATCTAGAGAAAGTAAAGGTTTTAATTATTGATGAAATTTCAATGTTGCATAAAAACCAACTTAATTTAGTTGATACTGTTTTAAAGTATTTTAAAAATAATACCGAACCTTTTGGCGGAATTCAAGTGGTTTTGTGTGGTGACTTTTTTCAGCTACCTCCAATAGGAAATCAAGGAGAATTAAGTAGAGATAAATTTGCTTTTATGTCAGAAGCATGGGTAAACGCAAAACTCTCTATCTGCTATTTAACTAAACAATTTAGGCAAAGTGATAATGATTTAAATGAAATTTTAAACGAAATAAGAACCGGAGAAATTTCTTCACCTAGCTATATGAAGTTAAAAAATGCAGCAAATAATAACTTAACTGACAAGGAACCTACAAAATTATACACCCACAATTATGATGTAGATACAATTAACTCAGAACATTTAGCAACACTAAATAGTTTACCTAAAAAGTACAACGCCAATACCAAAGGAAATCCAAAGCTTATTGAAACTTTAAAGAATTCCGTTTTAGCAAGCGAAAAATTAGAACTAAAAATTGGAGCTAAAGTTATGTTTGTTAAAAATAACAATGAAAAAGGCTATGTAAATGGTTCTTTAGGTAATGTTATTGGCTTTAATGACAAAGGATTCCCTTCAATAAAATTGTTAACAGGTAAAACTATAACTACAGAAAAAGAAGAGTGGTCTATTAATGATGATTCTGGCAAAACATTAGCCACTTATAATCAAATTCCTTTAAGGTTAGCATGGGCAATAACAGTTCATAAATGCCAAGGAATGACATTAGATTCTGCTGAAATTGATCTTTCTAAAACCTTTGAAAGAGGCCAAGGGTATGTAGCTCTTTCTAGATTAAAAAATATTGAAAATTTAAAATTGATAGGATTAAATGAAATGGCTTTGAAAGTAGACAACTTAGCTGCTAAAGCAGATATACGTTTTCAAGAACTTTCATCTAATATTGATGAAAAATTGACTTTTGAAGAGCTAGATATTCTTGCAACAACATTTATTAGGGATAATGGAGGATTACTTGACAAAAAAGAAATTGAAAAAAATAAAAAGAAATTAAAAGAAAAGACAACTAAAAAAGATACTACATACGGAACAACATTAGCCTATTTAAAGCAAAAAAAATCTATAGAACGAATTGCAGAAGAAAGAGGTCTTAGTGTTGGGACAATTGCGAGTCATCTTATTAAAATTTGTAAAGATTACCCAAAAGAAGATTTATCTTTTTACAAACCTAAGTTAGGTATTATGCGAAAGGTAGAAAAAGCATACAATAACCAACCAAAAGGCAAACCTATTAGCTTAAAAGTAATTTTTGAGGAATTAGACAGGAAAGTTGATTACGAAGATATAAAGCTAGCTATAGCATTTATTAGTAAAAATTAA
- a CDS encoding gliding motility-associated C-terminal domain-containing protein: MLKRIFFYIFIFITILNAGAQCPLSVQVISDKQIPVCKNTLVNFKAEPSIGVVNPQYIWTFNGDTVSFDSTFSSTNVGQINLYMETTTGCPQNNASNIKYLLNVDIQVDYVSPEPTECNQPVNDISIIDISGGTEPFTYYLHTAEEDLAQSNYYSDLPISTYPLVVTDGEGCVDTTWMSMTTKECDPIIPSQIFTPNDDGFNDTWFIQNIKDYPKNKVYIFDRWGQRVYYKEGYDNVDGWDAKYIGGNLAVSTFYYVIELEFDKQDRQVFKGPVSILR, encoded by the coding sequence ATGTTAAAAAGAATATTTTTTTACATTTTTATTTTTATAACTATTCTTAATGCTGGTGCCCAATGCCCTTTAAGTGTTCAGGTTATTTCAGATAAGCAGATTCCTGTTTGTAAAAATACGCTTGTTAATTTTAAAGCAGAGCCTTCTATTGGAGTTGTGAACCCTCAATACATTTGGACATTTAATGGAGATACGGTTAGTTTTGACTCAACTTTTTCATCAACTAATGTTGGTCAAATTAATCTTTATATGGAGACAACAACAGGTTGTCCTCAAAATAATGCTTCTAATATTAAATATTTATTGAATGTTGATATCCAAGTTGATTATGTTTCCCCTGAACCTACAGAATGTAATCAACCAGTAAACGATATTTCAATCATAGATATTTCTGGAGGTACTGAACCTTTCACTTATTATTTGCATACCGCTGAAGAAGATTTAGCCCAGAGTAATTACTACTCAGACTTACCTATTAGTACTTATCCTCTTGTTGTAACTGATGGTGAAGGATGTGTTGATACTACATGGATGAGTATGACGACAAAAGAATGTGACCCTATTATTCCCTCACAGATATTTACTCCAAACGATGACGGATTCAATGATACGTGGTTTATACAAAATATAAAAGACTATCCTAAAAATAAGGTTTATATTTTTGATAGATGGGGTCAACGCGTCTATTATAAAGAAGGTTATGATAATGTTGATGGTTGGGATGCCAAATATATTGGAGGAAATCTAGCGGTTTCTACTTTTTATTATGTTATTGAGTTGGAATTTGACAAACAAGATAGACAAGTGTTTAAGGGACCAGTCTCTATTTTAAGGTGA